CGGGAGGGAGAGGCGGTGCGCGAGGGCGCCTTCTTCTGGGGCTTGCTGGCCCTGGCGGCATACGGTGCGGTTGCCGCCGTCGCACGGGTGGCGGGGCTGCTCGCCCGCATCCGCCTGGCGGAGGAGCGAGTGGCCTACGTCGTGCTGGTGCGCGACCAGGCGGAGTGGCTGGAGGATGCGCTGAGCCGCCTGGCGCGACAGGTGGACGCGGAGCTGGTGCTGGTGGACCTGGGCTCGCGGGACGAGTCGGCGGCGATGCTGTCCCGGCTGGCGCGCCGCCTCGGGCTGGCGCCGGTGCTGGAGCTGGGCCACCTGCCGCGCAGCGAGGCGGTCGCCAGGGCAGCGGCGGCGGCATCGGCCACCAGGGTCGTCGTGGTGGACCTGAACGGCGAGCTGGAAAAAGAAGGATAACAACACCCCCGCGGCGAAGCTCGCCCGGGGGTGAGTGCATTGCTGCGCACCATCATCGAGGGGCTGGTGTCCATCCTCTGGCCGCCCCGCAGCACGTGCCTGACCTGCGACGGGCCGCTGGCCGAACCGCCGCCGCCGCTGGCGACCATCGCCGAAACGGTGCCGGTGTGCGACGCCTGCTGGGCCGCGATGCCCTTCGATCCGGAGGCGCGCCTCTGCGCCAACTGCAGCCGCCCCATCGCGGGTGGCACCGGGTTCTGCGCGGAGTGTGCGGACCCGCCGCCCTTCGGCCGCGTCTGGGCGCTGGGACTGCACCGGGGGGTGCTGCGGACGGCCGTGCACCACGTGAAGTTTCGCGGGCGCCAGGCGCTGGGGGTGGCCCTCGGCGGCTACCTGGCGGCCCGGGTGCAGGAGCCGCCCGAGGTGATCATCCCGATCCCGCTGCACCCCAGCAGGCAGCGGGACCGGGGCTACAACCAGGCCGAGCGCATCGCCGCGGGGCTCGCCGCCCAGCTGGGCGCGCCCGTTGTGGAGGGCGATCTGGTCCGGCTGCGGC
The sequence above is drawn from the Symbiobacterium terraclitae genome and encodes:
- a CDS encoding ComF family protein — translated: MLRTIIEGLVSILWPPRSTCLTCDGPLAEPPPPLATIAETVPVCDACWAAMPFDPEARLCANCSRPIAGGTGFCAECADPPPFGRVWALGLHRGVLRTAVHHVKFRGRQALGVALGGYLAARVQEPPEVIIPIPLHPSRQRDRGYNQAERIAAGLAAQLGAPVVEGDLVRLRRTGEQTRRDRAERWRNLAGAFGVRRGRIPAWAGRDALLVDDVLTTGATAAAAAAVLWATGARSVNLAVLAVSDKPIPAARAGFAGSGYDL
- a CDS encoding glycosyltransferase family A protein translates to MREGAFFWGLLALAAYGAVAAVARVAGLLARIRLAEERVAYVVLVRDQAEWLEDALSRLARQVDAELVLVDLGSRDESAAMLSRLARRLGLAPVLELGHLPRSEAVARAAAAASATRVVVVDLNGELEKEG